In Gordonia iterans, the following proteins share a genomic window:
- a CDS encoding amino-acid N-acetyltransferase, giving the protein MSDVQPIEPASESSGATVRRARTSDVPRIKELIDIYAGKILLGKNLVTLYESIQEFWVAEIDGRVVGCGALHVMWADLGEVRTVAVDPAAAGRGVGHRIVARLLDVARQLELERVFVLTFEVDFFSRHGFAEIEGTPVTHEVYEQMCRSYDTGVAEFLDLSFVKPNTLGNTRMIVHLSRGQRSGPDRTG; this is encoded by the coding sequence ATGTCCGATGTGCAGCCGATCGAACCCGCCTCCGAGAGCTCTGGAGCGACGGTTCGCCGCGCACGCACGTCCGACGTTCCGCGCATCAAGGAACTCATCGACATCTACGCGGGCAAGATCCTGCTGGGCAAGAACCTGGTCACGCTGTACGAGTCGATCCAGGAGTTCTGGGTGGCCGAGATCGACGGCCGCGTGGTCGGCTGCGGCGCGCTCCACGTGATGTGGGCCGATCTGGGCGAAGTCCGCACCGTCGCGGTGGATCCGGCCGCGGCCGGCCGAGGCGTCGGTCACCGCATCGTCGCCCGGCTGCTCGACGTCGCGCGACAGCTCGAGCTCGAGCGCGTCTTCGTTCTCACCTTCGAGGTCGACTTCTTCTCCCGGCACGGCTTCGCCGAGATCGAGGGCACCCCGGTGACTCACGAGGTGTACGAGCAGATGTGCCGGTCGTACGACACCGGCGTCGCCGAGTTCCTGGACCTGAGCTTCGTCAAACCCAACACCCTCGGCAACACCCGCATGATCGTGCACCTGTCACGCGGGCAGCGGTCCGGCCCCGATCGGACCGGCTAG
- a CDS encoding glutamate ABC transporter substrate-binding protein: protein MGRRLRRISGLAAAATVLTGVLVACGGSTGPRDLEADIRSGSVVLGTKFDQPGLGLQNPGGGITGFDASVSTFVVNTLADQMGVPHPTITWKETPSAQRETFIRNGEVDTIAATYSITANRMKDVAFAGPYFITYQGLMTRKDDDTVASLEDLNDGKKLCSVAGSTPAQNVKAQLPGVQLQEYDSYSSCVEALRRGKVDAVTTDEVILAGYADRWKNEFKLVPMTYPADACVDGKWKTAGTPFSTEYYGIGMAQEYPAAVEAVNTALTKMMERPAEGGMSPWEQSLRDSVGDATVDEMIARADAPDSQYKFFPTPGDLSFLDTEPTPCPEGAQ from the coding sequence ATGGGCCGCAGACTTCGACGAATCAGCGGGCTCGCGGCCGCGGCGACCGTCCTGACCGGAGTGCTGGTCGCCTGCGGCGGCAGCACCGGCCCTCGCGACCTCGAGGCCGACATCCGGTCGGGAAGCGTCGTCCTGGGCACCAAGTTCGATCAGCCCGGCCTGGGCCTGCAGAATCCGGGCGGCGGCATCACCGGCTTCGACGCCTCGGTCTCCACTTTCGTCGTGAACACGCTCGCCGATCAGATGGGCGTGCCGCATCCGACGATCACGTGGAAAGAGACGCCGTCGGCCCAGCGCGAGACCTTCATCCGCAACGGCGAGGTCGACACCATCGCCGCCACCTATTCGATCACCGCGAACCGGATGAAGGACGTCGCGTTCGCCGGGCCCTACTTCATCACCTATCAGGGGCTGATGACCCGCAAGGACGACGACACCGTCGCCTCGCTGGAGGACCTGAACGACGGCAAGAAGCTCTGCTCGGTCGCCGGTTCGACGCCCGCCCAGAACGTCAAGGCACAACTGCCCGGCGTCCAGCTGCAGGAGTACGACTCCTACTCGTCGTGCGTGGAGGCGCTGCGCCGGGGCAAGGTCGACGCGGTGACCACCGACGAGGTCATCCTGGCCGGCTATGCCGACCGCTGGAAGAACGAATTCAAGCTGGTGCCCATGACCTACCCGGCGGACGCCTGTGTCGACGGCAAGTGGAAGACGGCCGGCACGCCGTTCTCCACCGAGTACTACGGCATCGGCATGGCACAGGAATATCCGGCAGCGGTCGAGGCCGTCAACACGGCGCTCACCAAGATGATGGAACGGCCCGCCGAAGGCGGGATGTCTCCCTGGGAGCAGAGCCTGCGTGACTCGGTCGGCGACGCCACGGTCGACGAGATGATCGCGCGCGCGGACGCCCCCGACTCCCAGTACAAGTTCTTCCCGACGCCTGGCGACCTGAGCTTCCTGGATACCGAGCCCACGCCGTGCCCGGAAGGAGCGCAGTAG
- a CDS encoding helix-turn-helix domain-containing protein, whose amino-acid sequence MALLLREALGDELRRLRTDQGRTLREVSTSARVSLGYLSEVERGQKEASSELLAAICDALDTPVGAVLTQVGRLMTPQVVEVLPTEPTPGALAAA is encoded by the coding sequence TTGGCACTACTGCTGCGTGAGGCGCTCGGTGACGAACTGCGCCGGCTCCGGACCGACCAGGGGCGCACGCTGCGCGAGGTCTCGACCTCGGCGCGTGTGTCACTGGGATACCTGTCCGAGGTGGAACGCGGTCAGAAGGAGGCGTCGAGCGAACTGCTCGCCGCCATCTGCGACGCCCTCGACACTCCGGTCGGCGCCGTGCTGACCCAGGTCGGCCGTCTGATGACCCCGCAGGTCGTCGAGGTGCTGCCGACCGAGCCCACGCCGGGCGCCCTCGCGGCGGCGTGA
- a CDS encoding PspA/IM30 family protein: MANPFVKFWRYLTAWSNDQIDQKADPRIQIEQAIEDAQRQHEALSKQAAAVIGNQRQLEMRLNRQLEEIERLQGNVRQALTLADQAASAGDTRKATEYTNAAEAFAAQLVTAEQNVEDLKVLHDQSLNAAQSAKQAVERNAMQLKGKLTERTKLLSQLEQAKMQEQVSASLNQMSELTAPGNTPSLDQVREKIERRYATALGSAELAQDSVSGRMAEIEQAGVQMAGHARLEQIRQSMSLEAPRQQADPAQGQAAPQGQADN, translated from the coding sequence ATGGCGAATCCGTTCGTGAAGTTCTGGCGCTACCTGACCGCATGGAGTAACGACCAGATCGACCAGAAGGCCGACCCCCGGATCCAGATCGAGCAGGCCATCGAAGATGCGCAGCGTCAGCACGAGGCGCTGTCCAAGCAGGCGGCCGCCGTCATCGGCAACCAGCGGCAGCTGGAGATGCGGCTGAACCGGCAACTCGAAGAGATCGAGCGGCTGCAGGGCAACGTGCGCCAGGCGCTGACCCTGGCCGATCAGGCTGCGTCGGCCGGTGACACCCGCAAGGCGACCGAGTACACCAACGCCGCCGAGGCCTTCGCCGCGCAGCTGGTGACCGCCGAGCAGAACGTCGAAGACCTCAAGGTGCTGCACGACCAGTCGCTCAACGCGGCGCAGTCGGCCAAGCAGGCCGTCGAGCGCAACGCCATGCAGCTCAAAGGCAAGCTGACCGAGCGCACCAAGCTGCTCAGCCAGCTGGAGCAGGCCAAGATGCAGGAGCAGGTCAGCGCTTCGCTCAATCAGATGAGCGAGCTGACCGCACCGGGCAACACACCGAGTCTGGATCAGGTCCGCGAGAAGATCGAGCGCCGCTACGCGACCGCGCTCGGCTCGGCCGAGCTGGCGCAGGACAGCGTCTCCGGGCGGATGGCCGAGATCGAGCAGGCCGGTGTGCAGATGGCCGGGCATGCGCGTCTGGAGCAGATCCGCCAGAGCATGAGTCTGGAGGCGCCGCGCCAGCAGGCCGATCCGGCGCAGGGTCAGGCCGCACCGCAGGGACAGGCCGACAACTGA
- a CDS encoding amino acid ABC transporter ATP-binding protein — protein MIAMTEVQKHYGDLHVLKDVDLAIPRGQVVVVLGPSGSGKSTLCRTINRLEPIDEGEIRIEGELLPAEGKDLARLRADVGMVFQSFNLFAHKTILENVTLGPIRVRKTKKDEAEKRALELLERVGVASQKDKYPAQLSGGQQQRVAIARSLAMTPKVMLFDEPTSALDPEMVSEVLDVMVSLAREGMTMVVVTHEMGFARKAADRILFMADGQLVEDTDPESFFNRPESDRARDFLSKILGH, from the coding sequence ATGATCGCCATGACGGAAGTGCAGAAGCACTACGGCGATCTTCACGTCCTGAAAGACGTCGACCTCGCCATTCCGCGCGGCCAGGTCGTCGTGGTACTGGGCCCGTCCGGTTCGGGCAAGTCGACTCTGTGCCGCACCATCAACCGCCTCGAGCCGATCGACGAAGGCGAGATCCGGATCGAGGGCGAGCTCCTGCCTGCGGAGGGCAAGGACCTCGCCCGCCTGCGCGCGGACGTGGGCATGGTGTTCCAGTCGTTCAACCTCTTCGCGCACAAGACGATCCTGGAGAACGTGACGCTCGGCCCGATCAGGGTCCGCAAGACCAAGAAGGACGAGGCGGAGAAGCGTGCGTTGGAACTACTCGAACGGGTCGGAGTCGCCAGCCAGAAGGACAAGTATCCGGCCCAACTGTCCGGCGGCCAGCAGCAGCGCGTGGCCATCGCCCGCTCGCTCGCCATGACCCCGAAGGTGATGCTGTTCGACGAACCCACCTCCGCGCTGGATCCGGAGATGGTCAGCGAGGTGCTCGACGTGATGGTCTCCCTGGCCCGCGAAGGCATGACGATGGTGGTGGTGACGCACGAGATGGGATTCGCCCGCAAAGCCGCCGACCGGATCTTGTTCATGGCCGACGGCCAGCTCGTGGAGGACACCGATCCGGAGAGCTTCTTCAACCGGCCGGAGTCCGACCGCGCGCGCGACTTCCTCTCGAAGATCCTGGGTCACTGA
- a CDS encoding TerC family protein, with product MEVSALVWGITILVIIGLFVFDFFSHVRVPHEPTLRESGFWSAVYISLAVIFGLFVWWKWGSTYGGEYFAGYVTEKALSVDNLFVFVIIMSKFMVPRIYQQKVLLLGIVMALILRALFIAAGAAAIAAYSWVFYLFGLFLILTAIKLLTESDEPVEHEREREGRIERFAKRFLRTTDTYDGDKFFTRENGKRMATPLLMVLVVIGFTDVLFALDSIPAIYGLTQEPYLVFAANAFALMGLRQLYFLIGGLLNKLIYLSFGLSFILAFIGVKLVFHALHENELPFINGGEHVPVPEISTPLSLGVIGGTLVITTVASLVVSSRRARKDSPTP from the coding sequence ATGGAAGTTTCTGCCCTCGTCTGGGGCATCACCATTCTGGTGATCATCGGATTGTTCGTCTTCGACTTCTTCTCGCACGTGCGAGTGCCCCACGAACCCACCCTCCGGGAGTCCGGATTCTGGTCCGCGGTCTACATCAGCCTCGCGGTGATCTTCGGACTGTTCGTGTGGTGGAAGTGGGGCAGCACCTACGGCGGGGAGTACTTCGCCGGATACGTCACTGAGAAGGCGCTCTCGGTCGACAACCTGTTCGTCTTCGTGATCATCATGAGCAAGTTCATGGTGCCCCGGATCTACCAACAGAAGGTGCTGTTGCTGGGCATCGTGATGGCGCTGATCCTTCGGGCGCTGTTCATCGCCGCCGGCGCCGCCGCGATCGCCGCGTACAGCTGGGTCTTCTACCTGTTCGGCCTGTTCCTGATCCTCACCGCGATCAAGCTCCTGACCGAAAGCGACGAGCCGGTCGAGCACGAGCGCGAGCGGGAAGGCCGGATCGAGCGTTTCGCGAAGCGATTCCTGCGGACCACCGACACATACGACGGCGACAAGTTCTTCACCCGCGAGAACGGCAAGCGGATGGCGACCCCGTTGCTGATGGTGCTGGTCGTCATCGGGTTCACCGACGTGCTGTTCGCTCTCGATTCCATCCCGGCCATCTACGGCCTCACCCAGGAGCCGTACCTGGTGTTCGCGGCCAACGCATTCGCGCTGATGGGCTTGCGTCAGCTGTACTTCCTGATCGGCGGTCTGCTGAACAAGCTGATTTACCTGTCGTTCGGACTCTCGTTCATCCTGGCCTTCATCGGCGTGAAGCTGGTGTTCCACGCCCTCCACGAGAACGAGCTGCCGTTCATCAACGGCGGCGAGCACGTCCCGGTGCCGGAGATCTCGACGCCGCTGAGTCTCGGCGTGATCGGCGGCACGCTGGTGATCACCACGGTCGCGAGCCTGGTGGTCAGCTCCCGAAGGGCCCGTAAAGACTCGCCCACTCCCTGA
- a CDS encoding YciI family protein — translation MPNFAVEYTYDPAQASLRDAHRPAHRRWLKAAHDDGEVLAVGAFADGSGALVVVEAVDEQAAAALLSRDPFALAGAIAHTRIREWASLYGPFGS, via the coding sequence ATGCCGAACTTCGCCGTCGAGTACACCTACGATCCCGCGCAGGCGAGCCTGCGCGACGCGCATCGTCCCGCGCATCGCCGCTGGCTCAAAGCCGCCCACGACGACGGCGAGGTGCTGGCCGTGGGCGCCTTCGCCGACGGCAGCGGCGCGCTCGTCGTGGTCGAGGCCGTCGACGAGCAGGCCGCCGCCGCTCTGCTGTCCCGGGATCCGTTCGCGCTCGCCGGAGCGATCGCGCACACCCGGATCAGGGAGTGGGCGAGTCTTTACGGGCCCTTCGGGAGCTGA
- a CDS encoding amino acid ABC transporter permease, giving the protein MNDLWQEMGPQLWPAFWITIQLTFWSAIGSLIWGVLLAGMKVSPVPVMRGFATVYVNVVRNTPLTLIILLCSIGLYQNLGLALAADNANFIENNNFRLAVLGFILYTSTFVCETLRAGFNTVPLGQAEAARSIGLGFSQVFGLIILPQALRAVIAPMGSVLIALTKNTTIASIIGVGEAALLMKEELENFADQILVIFAVFAIGFMIITLIEGLIFGWAAKRWAVKR; this is encoded by the coding sequence GTGAACGACCTCTGGCAGGAGATGGGGCCGCAACTGTGGCCCGCCTTCTGGATCACCATTCAACTGACCTTCTGGTCGGCGATCGGGTCCCTCATCTGGGGTGTGCTGCTCGCGGGCATGAAGGTCTCCCCCGTCCCGGTGATGCGCGGCTTCGCGACGGTCTACGTCAACGTCGTCCGGAACACACCGCTCACCCTGATCATCTTGTTGTGCTCGATCGGCCTCTACCAGAACCTCGGCCTGGCCCTGGCCGCCGACAACGCGAACTTCATCGAGAACAACAACTTCCGCCTCGCGGTCCTCGGTTTCATCCTGTACACCTCGACCTTCGTCTGCGAGACCCTGCGCGCCGGATTCAACACCGTCCCGCTCGGTCAGGCCGAGGCCGCACGTTCGATCGGTCTGGGATTCTCCCAGGTGTTCGGGCTGATCATCCTGCCGCAAGCGTTGCGCGCAGTGATCGCCCCGATGGGTTCGGTGCTGATCGCGTTGACCAAGAACACCACGATCGCCTCGATCATCGGCGTCGGCGAGGCCGCACTGCTGATGAAAGAGGAGTTGGAGAACTTCGCCGATCAGATCCTCGTCATCTTCGCCGTGTTCGCAATCGGTTTCATGATCATCACGCTCATCGAAGGCTTGATCTTCGGCTGGGCGGCTAAGCGCTGGGCGGTGAAGCGATGA
- a CDS encoding DUF3046 domain-containing protein translates to MRLTEFTEFMHNEFGQRTADAMLVDHVIPELGGRTGAEAIEAGIDPREVWRALCRDFDVPPERWWPDL, encoded by the coding sequence ATGCGGCTGACCGAGTTCACCGAGTTCATGCACAACGAGTTCGGCCAGCGTACGGCGGACGCCATGCTCGTCGACCACGTGATCCCCGAGTTGGGCGGCCGTACCGGTGCCGAGGCCATCGAGGCGGGCATCGACCCGCGCGAGGTGTGGCGGGCGCTGTGCCGTGACTTCGACGTGCCGCCTGAGCGCTGGTGGCCCGACCTCTGA
- a CDS encoding amino acid ABC transporter permease, with the protein MSTRATVLYDAPGPKARMRNRIITIVFGAAVIALVVWIVLVLQGNGQLTAEKWDPFIKWDTWTTWLLPGLWGTIKAAALSIVLAIILGTLLGIGRLSDHTWVRATCGTIVEIFRAIPVLILIYFAYFLFAAYALFPSSQLAFAAVVFGLTIYNGSVLAEILRAGIQSLPRGQTEAAQSIGMRKSQTMWLVLLPQAVTAMLPALVAQMVVALKDSALGYAVGYIEVVRSGIKSASFYGNYLPSLLVVAAIMIIINFALTGLANYLEKRLRSGRRKRNVPDPDVADLKAMENVPGFSGTEHPKPPNHPERHF; encoded by the coding sequence ATGAGTACTCGCGCAACGGTTCTTTACGACGCTCCGGGTCCCAAGGCCCGGATGCGCAACCGGATCATCACGATCGTGTTCGGCGCTGCGGTGATCGCGTTGGTGGTCTGGATCGTCCTGGTCTTGCAGGGCAACGGCCAGCTGACCGCCGAGAAGTGGGACCCCTTCATCAAGTGGGACACCTGGACCACCTGGCTGCTCCCCGGCCTGTGGGGCACCATCAAGGCCGCCGCACTCTCGATCGTCCTGGCGATCATTCTCGGCACGCTTCTGGGCATCGGACGGCTGTCCGACCACACCTGGGTGCGGGCCACGTGCGGAACCATCGTCGAGATCTTCCGTGCCATCCCGGTGCTGATCCTGATCTACTTCGCGTACTTCCTGTTCGCGGCGTACGCGCTTTTCCCGTCGTCGCAGCTCGCCTTCGCGGCGGTGGTCTTCGGCCTGACGATCTACAACGGCTCGGTGCTGGCGGAGATCCTCCGAGCCGGCATCCAGTCGCTGCCCCGCGGACAGACCGAGGCCGCACAGTCGATCGGCATGCGCAAGTCGCAGACCATGTGGCTGGTGCTTCTCCCGCAGGCCGTCACAGCCATGCTCCCGGCTCTCGTGGCGCAGATGGTGGTCGCTTTGAAGGACAGCGCACTCGGCTACGCCGTGGGCTACATCGAAGTGGTGCGCTCGGGCATCAAGTCCGCGTCGTTCTACGGCAACTACCTGCCGTCGCTGCTGGTGGTCGCCGCGATCATGATCATCATCAACTTCGCACTGACCGGCCTGGCCAACTATCTGGAGAAGCGACTGCGCAGCGGCCGGCGCAAACGGAACGTCCCCGACCCCGACGTGGCCGATCTCAAGGCGATGGAGAACGTGCCGGGTTTCAGCGGCACCGAGCACCCGAAGCCGCCGAACCACCCGGAACGGCACTTCTGA
- a CDS encoding regulatory protein RecX, translating into MGPESASAGGSAWDSALRLLGVRARSRAEIRERLTRRGFGEETVDDVVRRLEESGLVDDDDFAHQWVESRHRHSGRGRLALRRELRAKGVASHTVEAALAEIEPGDERAQAAALAAKKLASSSLDLTDRADRAKAFRRLSGALGRRGFPPEVISSVVSETIADAHSNE; encoded by the coding sequence ATGGGCCCTGAGTCGGCGTCGGCCGGAGGGTCCGCCTGGGACTCGGCGTTGCGCCTACTCGGTGTGCGCGCCCGGAGTCGTGCCGAGATCCGTGAACGGCTGACCCGGCGGGGATTCGGCGAGGAGACCGTCGACGACGTCGTGCGCCGACTCGAAGAGTCCGGCCTCGTCGACGACGACGACTTCGCCCACCAATGGGTGGAGTCACGTCACCGGCACTCCGGCCGCGGTCGTCTCGCCCTGCGGCGCGAACTCCGGGCCAAAGGGGTGGCGTCTCACACCGTCGAGGCGGCGCTCGCCGAGATCGAACCCGGCGACGAGCGCGCTCAGGCCGCCGCCCTCGCGGCGAAGAAGCTGGCGTCGTCGTCGCTGGATCTGACCGATCGCGCCGACCGCGCCAAGGCGTTCCGCCGGCTGTCCGGTGCCCTCGGCCGGCGCGGGTTTCCGCCGGAGGTGATCTCGTCGGTGGTGTCCGAGACGATCGCCGACGCCCACTCGAACGAGTGA
- the recA gene encoding recombinase RecA, protein MALSPDREKALDLALAQIEKNYGKGSVMRLGEDNRPPMEVIPTGSVALDVALGVGGLPRGRIVEVYGPESSGKTTVALHAVASAQAAGGTAAFIDAEHALDPEYAAKLGVDVDSLLVSQPDTGEQALEIADMLIRSGALDILVIDSVAALVPKAEIEGEMGDSHVGLQARLMSQALRKMTSGLNNSNTTAIFINQLREKIGVMFGSPETTTGGKALKFYASVRLDVRRIETLKDGTDAVGNRTRVKVVKNKVAPPFKQAEFDILYGHGISREGSLIDMGVAEGFIRKSGSWFTYEGDQLGQGKENARRFLLENPDIAAEIELKIKSKLGIGAGFEDLDEPVPAPVDF, encoded by the coding sequence ATGGCGCTCTCACCGGATCGCGAGAAGGCACTGGACCTGGCCCTCGCCCAGATCGAGAAGAACTACGGCAAGGGCTCGGTCATGCGGCTGGGGGAGGACAACCGCCCGCCGATGGAGGTGATCCCGACCGGATCCGTGGCCCTGGACGTCGCCCTCGGCGTGGGCGGGCTGCCCCGCGGCCGCATCGTGGAGGTCTACGGGCCGGAGTCCTCGGGTAAGACCACCGTGGCCCTGCACGCGGTGGCCAGCGCCCAGGCCGCCGGCGGCACGGCCGCGTTCATCGACGCCGAGCACGCGCTGGACCCGGAGTACGCGGCCAAGCTGGGGGTCGACGTCGATTCGCTGCTGGTCTCGCAACCGGACACCGGAGAGCAGGCACTGGAGATCGCCGACATGCTGATCCGGTCGGGTGCCCTGGACATCCTGGTGATCGACTCGGTCGCCGCGCTGGTGCCCAAGGCCGAGATCGAGGGCGAGATGGGCGACAGCCACGTCGGTCTGCAGGCCCGTCTGATGAGCCAGGCGCTGCGCAAGATGACGTCCGGTCTCAACAACTCGAACACCACCGCGATCTTCATCAATCAGCTGCGTGAGAAGATCGGCGTCATGTTCGGCTCTCCGGAGACCACGACCGGCGGCAAGGCGCTCAAGTTCTACGCCTCGGTGCGCCTGGACGTGCGGCGGATCGAGACCCTGAAGGACGGCACCGACGCCGTGGGCAACCGGACGCGCGTCAAGGTCGTCAAAAACAAGGTGGCCCCGCCGTTCAAGCAGGCCGAGTTCGACATCCTCTACGGTCACGGCATCAGCCGTGAGGGCTCGCTGATCGACATGGGCGTGGCCGAGGGCTTCATCCGCAAGTCGGGTTCGTGGTTCACCTACGAGGGCGACCAGCTGGGCCAGGGCAAGGAGAACGCCCGCCGGTTCCTCCTGGAGAACCCCGACATCGCGGCCGAGATCGAGCTCAAGATCAAGAGCAAGCTGGGCATCGGTGCGGGCTTCGAGGATCTCGACGAGCCGGTCCCGGCCCCGGTCGACTTCTGA
- a CDS encoding glycosyltransferase translates to MAGSDAGHALASLGLAARFAAAGDETVVYTGLRWQAAAARRGLTVRELPGLAARPDDDDADAGAKLSTRAARMAVELAPMLALDDAELVVSDSITLAGGWAAELTGVPWIELSSHPLYDQSRGLPPIGAGLPAGTGWRGRLRDSAFRALSAPAAARGRAQRRTARRGIGLTAQAGPAARFVATLPGLEVPRPDWPERTFLIGPQFFEPTDDEFAVPSGDGPLVLVCPSTAESGNAGFAATVLGAFAQSAACRHGDRPRLVYSALQPPTDVEEIPEGLVAGLGRQDLLLAQADLVICGGGHGLLAKALSAGVPVITVPGGGDQWELACRVQRAGAGITVRPVTREAVAAAVRTILGDPSYAAAARRIGHTVRQTVDPVAVAHRLLTESNRQRPCPNVRAPQNGELTCG, encoded by the coding sequence GTGGCCGGCTCGGACGCCGGTCACGCCCTCGCGAGTCTCGGTCTCGCCGCCCGGTTCGCTGCGGCAGGCGACGAGACCGTGGTTTACACCGGCTTGCGTTGGCAGGCCGCCGCGGCGCGGCGGGGTCTGACCGTTCGCGAGTTGCCGGGGCTGGCCGCACGGCCGGACGACGACGATGCCGACGCCGGTGCCAAGCTGAGCACTCGCGCGGCCCGGATGGCGGTCGAGCTGGCACCGATGCTGGCTCTGGACGACGCCGAGCTGGTGGTGAGCGACTCGATCACGCTCGCCGGAGGCTGGGCCGCGGAGCTGACCGGCGTGCCGTGGATCGAACTCTCCTCGCATCCGCTCTACGACCAGTCGCGGGGCCTGCCGCCGATCGGCGCGGGCCTTCCGGCGGGTACCGGATGGCGCGGCCGGCTGCGCGACTCCGCCTTCCGCGCGCTGAGCGCACCGGCCGCGGCCCGGGGAAGGGCGCAGCGCCGCACCGCGCGGCGCGGTATCGGGCTGACGGCGCAGGCGGGTCCCGCCGCCCGCTTCGTGGCGACCCTGCCTGGACTGGAGGTGCCGCGTCCGGACTGGCCGGAACGGACCTTCTTGATCGGCCCTCAGTTCTTCGAGCCGACCGACGACGAGTTCGCGGTCCCGTCCGGAGACGGGCCGCTCGTCCTGGTGTGTCCGTCCACCGCGGAGAGCGGCAACGCCGGCTTCGCCGCCACGGTGCTCGGCGCCTTCGCCCAATCGGCGGCGTGCCGACACGGCGACCGCCCGCGGCTCGTCTACTCCGCACTGCAGCCGCCGACGGACGTCGAGGAGATCCCGGAAGGCCTGGTCGCCGGACTCGGTCGGCAGGACCTCCTGTTGGCGCAGGCCGACCTGGTGATCTGCGGTGGCGGGCACGGACTGCTCGCCAAAGCGCTGTCGGCGGGCGTTCCGGTGATCACCGTGCCCGGCGGGGGAGACCAATGGGAGCTGGCGTGCCGGGTCCAGCGCGCCGGCGCCGGAATCACCGTTCGTCCGGTGACCCGTGAGGCCGTCGCCGCGGCGGTCCGGACGATCCTCGGCGACCCGTCGTACGCGGCTGCGGCCCGCCGGATCGGCCACACCGTCCGGCAGACGGTCGATCCGGTCGCCGTCGCACACCGGCTTCTCACCGAGTCGAATCGTCAGCGGCCGTGTCCCAACGTCCGAGCGCCGCAGAACGGGGAGCTGACATGCGGCTGA
- the pgsA gene encoding CDP-diacylglycerol--glycerol-3-phosphate 3-phosphatidyltransferase — MTDPVPSAHPPAPTVPLVNVANALTVFRIILVPVFVVVLFVADGASTPWRIAAFVIFAVAAVTDQLDGRIARSWGLVTDFGKLADPIADKALIGAALLSLSILDVVPWWITVVILFREVSVTLLRFWVVRHGVIAASQGGKLKTLLQSIGIGLLVLPLHGVAFDVAMWILYAAVVVTVVTGLDYVWRAVVLRRQAGE; from the coding sequence GTGACCGATCCCGTTCCCAGTGCGCACCCGCCTGCTCCGACGGTGCCCTTGGTGAACGTGGCGAATGCGCTCACGGTGTTCCGGATCATTCTGGTTCCGGTGTTCGTGGTGGTGCTGTTCGTGGCCGACGGCGCGTCGACGCCGTGGCGGATCGCGGCCTTCGTGATCTTCGCGGTCGCGGCGGTCACCGATCAGCTGGACGGTCGGATCGCGCGGTCGTGGGGTCTGGTGACGGATTTCGGCAAGCTCGCCGATCCGATCGCGGACAAGGCGCTGATCGGCGCCGCGCTGTTGAGTCTGTCGATCCTGGACGTGGTGCCGTGGTGGATCACGGTCGTCATCCTGTTCCGAGAGGTCAGCGTGACCCTGCTCCGCTTCTGGGTAGTCCGGCACGGAGTGATCGCGGCGAGTCAGGGCGGCAAACTCAAGACTCTCCTCCAGTCGATCGGCATCGGCCTGCTGGTGCTGCCGCTGCACGGCGTCGCGTTCGACGTCGCGATGTGGATCCTGTATGCCGCGGTCGTCGTCACCGTGGTGACCGGACTGGACTACGTGTGGCGCGCGGTGGTGCTCCGGCGGCAGGCCGGGGAATAG